TTTCGGCCATGCCAGAGTGAGACACGAGAAAACGAGGCACTTCCATTTCGATCACCCGGTAATCCGACACGTTGAAATTTAGCGTGTCCCTTCTGTTCGCCTTCAACTACGCGCACGGTGAATCGGCACGAGGTGAAGTGAATGGATGGGACAGCTTTATATGGTGCGGCGCAATATCGCCGCCAATCGCGTGGCGAGGTTCACGAGACCTCGCCAACCATTTTGGCGTAGCTCTATTTACAAGCGAGAAGGGGAAAAATTGAAACAGCGTGCATTGGCATTAGCCATAAAAAGAATAATCTGGGCCGAGCTGGCGTTTTCGGCTGCGCTCGCCGGTCCGGCATTCGCGCAGAGCCAGCCCACCGCGGCGGGAAATACAGCCGCGACACCGTCAGTCAATAGTGCTCCGCCACCGGCCACGAACCCGGCCACCAGCGCGGCCACCGGCACGGCTAAAAGCACCGCCGCCAACCCGGCGACCCCGTCCAAAGAGAAGGTTCAACAGATCAAGACCTTCGAAGTGACCGGATCGTTGATTCGCAGCGCCGACAAGGTGGGCTTCAATCAGGTTCAGAAGATCACGGCGAAGGAGATAGAAAACAGCGGCTATACCAATGTGGCCGATTACCTGCGCAACGTGTCGGCCAATTCGGCCAGTAGCTGGGGCGAGGGATCGACCAACAGCTTCGCACCCGGCGGCGCGGGCATCGCGTTGCGCGGCCTCAGCGAGAAGTACACCCTGGTGCTGGTCGACGGGCAGCGCGTCGCGCCCTACGCATTCGCCGTCAACGGTACCGATCAGTTTTTCGACGTGAATACGTTGCCGTTGAACATCATCGATCGCATTGAAATCGTGAAGACCGGCGCCGTCTCGCAGTACGGCTCCGACGCCATTGCCGGTGTGGTGAACATCATCACCAAGCGCAACTTCCAGGGGCTGGAACTGGGCGGCAGCTACGGCGGAGCCACGCAGAACGGCGGCGGCCAGGGCACGACCCGCTTCAGTATCCTGGGCGGTATCGGCGATTTGAATTCAGACCGTTTCAACGTCACGGCCGCGCTCAGTTACTACAAATCGAACGGCTTTCTGGCCTCCGACCGCGATACGACGCAGAACCAGGACTTCTCGAATCAGCCCGGCGGCCTCTCCAACCAGTCGCCGTCGTACTGGCACCGCGGCAACGGTATCGGCAACGTGCCGCTGAGCCCTTGCCCCAACGGCGGCACGGTCGTGCCGGCCAATTCCAACGCGCAGACTTATGGTTCCGGAGGCACCGTCTGCCAGAACAATACCGCCTACGCGACCTCCCTTTCGCCGTGGACCGAACGCCTGAGCGCGAAGGTCCACGCCGACTTCAAGATCAACGACGCGATGCAGGCGTTTGCCGATCTGTGGGAAAGCAACAATACGACCAACACCAATAATTTCGTCGGACGGTTGAGCTCCAGCACGCAGACTTACAACCCCGCCACCGGTGGCGTCAATCTGATCTCGAACGTGGTGCCGGCGAGCAATCCCTACAACCCGTTCGGTGTGCCGACGCAGCTTCGCTACGCGTTCCCCGCCACGCAGTCGGTTCGCACGAGCTCCAATTTCTGGCGCGCCGCAACCGGCGTCAAGGGCTCGTTCACGACCCCCGGCATTGGAGACTGGGACTGGAGCACCGCGTATACGCATTCGCAGAATACGGTGTCGAATAACTTTACGAACCTGCTCAACGCGAATGCGCTGACCAACATCGTTCAGAACGGCGTGTTCGACTTCGCCAATCCGTCCGCCACGCCGAACGGCCTGAACGGCTTGTACGGCAGTACGTCGACGCAGGCGATCACCAAGCTCGACGCGGTCGATGCCACGCTGGCGACACCTCACCTGTTCACGCTGCCCACCGGCGACGTCGGGCTGGGTTTCGGCGCCCAGTTCCTGCACCAGAGCCAGTACATCGGCACCGGCGCGGGCTATGTGAACGGTACCTACGTCAATCCGTCGATCCAGTCCGTCGACGGTGAACGCAACGTGGCCGCGGTCTACTACCAGGTCGATATCCCGCTGCTGACGAACCTGACCTTCAGCCAGTCCGGGCGCTACGATCACTACAGCGATTTCGGCGGTGCGTTCTCGCCGCGTTTCGCGCTTCGCTTCCAGCCGGTTCGTGAATTGACGATGTACGGGTCGTACACGCGCGGCTTCCGCGCGCCGACACTGATCGAAAACACCTCGTCGAAAACGTTCGGTGCCCAGGGGGCGATCGATCCGCACGATCCGAACGATCCGGGCGCTTATGCGTTGCGTGAAGAAATCCAGGCGGGCTCGCGCAATCTGCAACCGGAGCGGACCAAGAACTACAACCTCGGCTTCCAGTTGTCGCCGACACGCACCACCGACATCGGCTTCGACTGGTACAAGATCCACATCGACAACGTGATCGGCACGGACGATATCCAGTCCGTGGTGAATGAGAACGATCCGTCGAAGGTCATCCGGAACCCGAACGGTTCGATCGCGTATGTTTTGTTGCCTTACCAGAACCTGGCGTCGCTCGATACGGACGGCTTCGAAACGACGTTCCGGCAGTCAGTGGCAACCAAAATCGGCACGTTCACCCTGTCCGGAGACTGGACCTACGTCTGGCACTTCAAGATGCCGGTGGGTGGCGTCACCACCGACTTCGCCGGCAACAACGGTGCGCAGAATACGCCGTTCGGCGCCAGCTTCCCGCGCTGGAAGGGCAATACCGATCTGAACTGGAACTACCAGAAGTGGAATGCCACCTTGACCTGGGTTTATACCGGGCCTTACGCGCAAGCCATTCTGCCGCCGGGGAACTATCCCGGCATGAAGGACGGTGTGTCGTCCTATAGCCAGTTCAATCTGTTCTTCAGCTACACGGGGATCAAGCACTGGACGCTCTATGCGGGTGTCGACAACATCTTCAACCGCGCGCCGCCGTTCGATCCGACCTTCATGAACGCCAGCTACCAGTCCGGTTACGACACGTCGCTGTACTCCTATGTCGGGCGTTTTGCACAGATCGGCGCGACCTACAAGTTCTGACGCGCGACTACCGGGCCGCTTGCGGCCCGGTTCTCCACTCCCCACGATGGACGAAAAAAAAGGCCTCGCCACTTAACGTAGCGAGGCCGAGTCCCATGTCAAGGAGATGTCATGGAGGAGACGATTCGATCATAGCGTCCACCCATCGCGCCCCCAACCAATCGTTCGCCATATGCTTATCCCGCATCGATCCAAGTGCACTCCAGCGCACATTCGCGAGCAGAAAAAAACCCCGCTGCCTCACGCGGGTTATATCGTTAGAACAAAAAGTCGCTTCGCCCAGCAGGCGATGGTCTTTAAGATGACACTTCAAAGTCCGGTTCGTCCCGGCTTCGCTGCGCGCAGCCCCGCGCCGGCAAGCTGTGAGCCGTTACCGAAGGAGCATTTCGTTGACCAGTTTCGACCATCAGCGCCGGCCACTCGTTATCGGCATCGGCGGCACGACCCGCGCCGCCTCGTCGACCGAGCGCGCACTCGGCTTTGCGTTGCGCGGCGCGGAAGCCGCCGGCGCACAAACGCGCCTGTTCGGCGGCACGTTCCTGCATAGCCTGCCCCACTACGCCCCTGAAAATCCCGCCCGCACCGACGAGCAGCTCGAACTGATAGAAGCCGTGCGCCACGCGGACGCGCTGATCATCGCCACGCCGGGTTATCACGGCGGCGTGTCCGGGCTCGTCAAGAACGCGCTGGATACGCTCGAAGAATTGCGCGCCGACGAACGTCCGTATCTCGACGGCCGCGCGGTCGGTTGTATCGTCACCGCGTACGGCTGGCAAGCCGCCGGCTCCGTGCTGACGTCGCTACGCTCGATCGTCCACGCGTTGCGCGGCTGGCCCACGCCGTTCGGTGCCGGCATCAACACGCTGGAAACGCGCTTCGACAGCGTCGACACCTGTTCGGATCCGAAAGTGGTCGATCAGCTCGCCACGGTCGGCCAGCAGGCCGCGCAATTCGCGCTGGCCTTTGCCTCGCATCGCACGCCGGTTGCCGCGTCGGTTCCCGGCGCGCAGAACGAAGCAGCACGCAACGAAGCGCAACCCGCGCGCTTGCTGCACGCGGTCTAAGTCTCCTCGAAACACGCTGTCTGCAAGCCGTGGCGCCGCATTGCCGGTCCACGGCGTTCGCGCTTGTCCGAACCGTGCGCCACATAACAGACCACGGTCCCGCCGCGCCGGATAGTGTGTGCGAGCACAACCGATATGGTCCGATGCGAACGGATGAAGTCCGTTCCCGAACCCCGCTGATTTGCTTACGACGAATGATTCGTTCACCGGCTGCGCAGTGCCCTCTACGCTTGATCCTGCCCGCCGACTCACCGGCCGCCCGACGCTGCCAATACGCGTCTCACGTGCCGGTTTCCTCGACAACGCACGCGGGCATACTCACTGCCACGACCATGAATTCACATCTCCGCTACAAGGGTTACGAAGTCGCGCCGGTTGCGCAACGCCTGCCCAACGGCCTGTTCGCCGCCAACCTGACGATCGAGAAAACCGCTGCGAACCACGAGCAAGCCTATTCGTTCGACGCGCTGGATTACTTCTTCGACGAAGAGCATGCGCTCGCGTACGCGTTCCGCTGGGGACGCATGTGGATCGATAACCACCAGTAACGCCATCCGCTACGGCCTTGCGTCGCCCGACGTCGACGCCGGGCGGGTTGTGCCAGAATAGACGACACCTCGAGCTCGTCCCCTGCACGCCCGCCATGACCGACGTATCGACCGTTGTCGCCGCCTTGCGCCGCTCGCTTTTCCCTGCCCCTCCCGATACCCATCCCACGGTCGCAGCCGAACGGCCTGCGTTCGCGCGTGCCGCACTGCGCTGCCTTTCACGAAACCCATCGCGCCGACCCGGCACCCTAACCTATGGAGACATCGGCCATGACATGGACCGTCGATGAACAACTCGCGCTAACCGCCACCGAAGCCATCGCCGCCATCCAGTCAGGCCGCCTCAAAGCCGCCGACTACGTGGCCACGCTGCTTGCGCGCGCGGCGTCGCTCGAGAGCCTCAATGCGCTCACCACGCTCGACCTCGACGGCGCGCTCGCCGCCGCGCGGCGCATCGACGCATTGCCGGCCGCCGCGCTCGCGCAATTGCCGCTGGCCGGCTTGCCGATCGTCGTGAAGGACAACATCAACACCGTCGGTTTGCAAACCTCGGCGGGCACACCGGCGCTCGAAGGCTTTATCCCGAAGGCGAACGCGCCCTCGGTGCAGCGTCTGATCGACGCCGGCGCGATCGTGCTCGGCAAGGCCAACATGCACGAACTCGCGTTCGGTATCACCAGCACGAACCTCGCCACGCACGCGGGCCCGGTGCGCAATCCCTACGATCCCACGCGGATTCCGGGCGGTTCGTCGGGCGGCACGGCGGCGGCGATTGCCGCGCGCATCGTGCCCGCAGGACTCGGCACCGATACCGGCGGCTCGACGCGCATTCCGGCGGCGTTGACGGGCATCGCGGGGTTTCGTCCTTCGGTCGGCAATGGTGGTGCTGAACGGCGCTATCACGACCCGGACGCCGTGGTGCCGATCAGCCATACGCGCGATACGGTCGGGCCGATGGCGCGCACCGTTGCCGATATCGCGCTGCTGGACGGCGTGATCACCGGCAGCGGCGCGTTGCCGGATATCGCGCTGAGCGGCTTGCGCGTCGGCTTGCCTGCGCCGCTGTGGGAAGGGCTCGAGCGCCAGGTGGACGACATCGCGCGCGACGCGTTGCGGCGGCTCGAGGCAGCGGGCGTGGTGTTCGTGCCGGTGGCGATGCGCGAGCTCGATCATTTGAACGGCATGGTGGGCGGCCCGATTGCAATCCACGAAGCGCTCGACGACGTGCGCGCCTGGCTCGTTGCGAATGACGCGCCGGTCAAAACCGTCGCCGAACTCGCGGCCCGCATTGCGAGCCCGGATGTCCGCGCGATTTACGACGGCGTGCTCGGCGACGTGCTTGCCGTGCAATACGACGACGCGCTGAATCTGTGGCGGCCGCGTTTGCGGGCTTACATGGCGGCGACGTTCGCCGATGAGCGGCTCGACGCGCTGCTGTTTCCGACCACGCGTCTCGCCGCAGCGCCGATCGACGACGTGTATGGCTCGTCGTTCGTCAGCGTCGACGGCGGCGAACCGATCGACACGATGGACGCGTTCCTGCGCAATACCGATCCGGCCAGCACATCGGGTATTCCGGGCCTGTCGCTGCCTGCCGGCATGACCCCGGGTGGCTTGCCGGTCGGCCTGGAACTGGACGGGCCGCTAGGTGAAGACCGGCGGCTGCTGGCGATCGGTGTCGCGTTCGAGCAGTTGCTCGGCGTGTTGCCTGCGCCGACGCTTTGATCCGCGCCGCGACCTACCTTTGAAAATACCGACGAAATGCCGATGATCGCGCAGAAAAAAAAGCCAGCCGATGCACCGTTGAAAACACTGATGCCCCACCTGTCACTGCGAACTCTTTCGCGCCGCAGCGTCGGCCTGCGGGCTGCGTTGGCCGCGTTGACCGTCGCGCTCGCGGCCACTGGCTGTGCACGTCTCGCCACGATCGATTCCAACGCGCTATGGAAGATCGTCGATCTGCGCTGCGTGCCGTCGCAACAGGCAACCGGCACACCGGGCCAATGCACGACCGTCAATCTCGACCAACGCTATGCGATCCTGAAGGACATCGTCGGACGGTCGCAGCATCTGCTGATTCCGACCGACCGCATCACCGGGATCGAAAGCCCGCTCGTGCTGGCGCCGCACGCGCAGGACTATTGGGTCGACGCGTGGGATTCGCGCCGTTACGTCGAGCAATCGGTCAAGCGCACGCTGCCCGACAATCAGCTCGGCCTTGAAATCAATTCGAAGTACCGGCGTTCGCAGAACCAGTTGCATATTCATATCGATTGCATGCGCGGCGATATTAGCGAGGCGCTTGCACATCACGCGAAAGACGCACCCGGCGAGTGGCATTGGGACACGCTCGACGGCAACCGCTACCGGATCATGCGCGTCAACACGCTGACGAACAGCGGTAATCCGTTCCGCGTCGTCGCGCGCGACAACCCGGGCGAAGCGGCAATGGCCACGCAAACCATTCTCGTGACGGGCGCGGGGCCTTCCGCGGAACAGGACGGCTGGCTGCTCGTGAATAGCGGCACCGAGGTGGACAACGGCAGCGGCACGGCGGAACCCTTGCTCGATCACGCATGCCGCGTGGCGGACGCGCATTGAGCACCGTTGAGCACCGGTTCGGGCCGCACGCGGGCCGGCGATATCTGCCCCGCCTAAGCACGTTCGGGCAGATGCATTGCTGAACAAAATGGTTCTGGCGGCGCCCATGGGTCCGTAGGATCGGTCTGAACATGCACTTCGACCGGTCAAGCCCATGGCGTTTTACCTCGACGATACGCAGCGCAAAAACCTCACCCGACTTGCAACGAGCTGGACATGGCGCACGCAATGGCCAACATGGGCACTGATCGTCACGATTTATAGCGGATGGTTCGGCGCGGCTACTCACGCGCGTGAGCTTGGTTTGCCGCTCGCCGTCGCACTGCTCGCTTTGCTCAGTGCGTGGTACATGTCGCTGCAGCATGAACTGTTGCATGGTCATCCAACCCGTTCGCGCCTGGTCAACGCAGGGCTCGGCTTTGCGCCGCTGGCCGTGTGGTTTCCGTACGGCATCTATCGGGATTCGCATCTCCAGCATCATGACGATGCGCATTTGACGCATCCGGAACGCGATCCGGAAAGCTACTTCGTCAATTCATTGGTGTGGCAACGCGCGGGGTGGGCGATTCGCGCGCTGCTGACATTCCGGAATACGTTTATCGGCAGATTGCTGGTTGGGCCGGCGTTTTCTATTTCAGCGACCGGTGTGGATGCGCTCGCCAAAATCAGGCGCGGTGATTGGCGCGATGTGCCGGTGTGGTTTGCGCACGTCGCTGCGTTGGCTGCTTTAACGCTGTGGTTGCGGAGTTGCTGCGGAATACCGGCGTGGGTGTTTATTGTCGGTGTGGGCTACGGCGCGTTGTCGCTGGGTTCGATTCGCTCGTTTCAGGAACATCGTGTCGCGCAGGCTCCCGAACACCGCACGGTGATTAACGAAGCATCGTGGTTCTGGCGGTTGCTGTTTCTGAACAATAACTACCACCTGGTGCATCACGATTTGCCGCATGTGCCGTGGTTTGCGCTGCGAGGGGTCTATGAGACGTCGCGTCGGCAATACATCAGGCGCTCGGGGGGCTTTCTGGTTAACGGCCACAGTGAATGGATGAGGCAACATATGTTCGCTGCTGTAGCTCATCCGGCGCATGGCGATTTCTCCACTAACATCCATGTCGTTCCCGCAGCAAGACCTGCTGCTGCCGACGCCGCAAACAGCGGTTCCGTCACATACGACGTCAACCCCGCCCGATAGTTGAGTGGGTCCAGATAGTTGAGTGGGTCCATCCTGGCAGCAACGAACTGCCTCGCGTCCGATGCGCCAAAAGCAACAACAGCGCGGCCTTGTGCGACCACCGGCGATCACCGGCCACGACCGCACACGCGCACGCAGCACATCCATTCGCTAGAATGCGCTGAATCGAGTTTTCCATTGGAGAGACTCGATCTGGCTACCTATCGATTCCGTGAGTGCAAAGACCTCATCAACAACCGGACCCGGGTTATATATGAACACGACAACCTACCTGTACATCCTTGTTTTTCCGCAAAAAAACGTGATAAAAATCGGAAAGGCAAACGATATACAGAATCGGATAGATTCCCTCCGGCGATGGTGGGGCGAGGTTAACTACCCGGCCTCATACTATCTTTCCATCGAAGAAAAATCTGTTTTCAAGCTCGAAAAATCTCTTCATTTTCTGCTCTCCAGATACTCCGTCGAGTTTAACGACGGAGATGGAAAAAGCGAGATCTTCGCTCATGATGCTCTTGAGAAAGCGATTGACGTTATCGATCTCTACGCCTCTCTGACTCAATCTTCCACACGATTGCAGAAAGGAATTCCAGAACCCATCAAGCCGCAGAGCGACAGGAAGAAAAAGGAGAAGTACGAAAAGGCGGCCGCAAAATCTGATCGTTTCTTCAACAGCATCTCGGCTTGCGCAGACAGGTTCAGAAAGATCAACAAGTTGATCGCCTTTCTGATGCGTTACCAGTCCCGCATCCAGTTTCAGTACGATATTGTCGACGACCATATACTTTTCCGGGTTCGTCAAAATCACGCCCGAAACCACCATGCATCACTATCGGTCGCATCGCTCTTTAGTTTCGGCGTCGAAGATTTTGATGTGAGAATCGGGATGAACTGCTGTTCCGCCGTTGGTGTCGGCGATGTCGTGCAATACCGGATAAATCTGATACGGCAGGATGCAGATAGTTTTTCTCATCCCTATCTCGTCTATCTGTGCAGCCAGGCAGAGCGTATGCTGGCACACCTTCCCAAAAGGTCTCTGGCAACACTCGACGAAATTCCGATAGTCGATGATGCCGGCGTCACAAGCAGCATCTTCGACGAATGGCGAGACGATCGTTGAGCTGAGACTCCCCAGCAATCAATCCCGTTCCACACAGGAAGCACGGTGCTGGTCTTTGTTACTGGCGCGACAAGTCACGGTCGCCGTCAATCAAAACCCCCACGTACTAGCGGCCAATCGCAATGCGCGTGTTCACCTTGACAGGCGACGCTTTATCGTCGAACGGTGGCTGCGGGATGAAATCCCGACTCACGTCAGGCTCAAAAACCATGCAACACGTCGAACCGCCATACTGGAAAAAGCCCAGCTCGCCGCCTCTGTCGACGTGCTGACCGGGCAACGCTTCTATCATGCAGGACGAGAAGCGGTTCGAGACCTACGCCGCTTTGCTGGCGCGCGCGAGGCAAGCAGAAGTGACGGTCGAGGCCGACGCGCCGATGCCCTTCGAGTTACAACACGGGTCCATGCATAGCCATAGCGCGCTCTTCTGCGAGGTGCGGGTGAACGCCGTGACCGGCGAGATTCGCGTGAGCCGCTTTCTCGGCTCGTTCGACTGCGGCCGGATCATCAACGCCAAGACCGCGGCCAGCCAGTTTCGCGGCGGCATCATCATGGGCCTCGGCCTTGCGCTGATGGAGGAAAGCGAGTTCGACGAAAGAACCGGCCGCATCATGAATCCGTCGCTCGCCGACTATCATGTGCCGGTGCGTCTCGACGTGCCTAAGATCGATATGATCTGGAACGACGAAGCCGATCCTCACACGCCGATGGGCGCACGCCGCGTGGGCGAGATCGGCATTACCGGCGTGGGCGCAGCCGTCGCGAACGCGGTGTTCAACGCGACGGCCAGGCGAATTCGCGATCTTCCCATTACGTTGGACAAGATGATCGGCTAGCGCGGGGATCGTCTTCGGACAGACCGTGGTCAGATCGAACGGATGGATCGGAGACGGGCGTCATTCACCTTGTGCCGCTGCGCCGCCGGTGCATGCGCAGCCGGCATGATGAGCGTGGTCGGCGTGGTCGGCGTGACTGTCGTCCC
This genomic stretch from Paraburkholderia bryophila harbors:
- a CDS encoding TonB-dependent receptor, which codes for MKQRALALAIKRIIWAELAFSAALAGPAFAQSQPTAAGNTAATPSVNSAPPPATNPATSAATGTAKSTAANPATPSKEKVQQIKTFEVTGSLIRSADKVGFNQVQKITAKEIENSGYTNVADYLRNVSANSASSWGEGSTNSFAPGGAGIALRGLSEKYTLVLVDGQRVAPYAFAVNGTDQFFDVNTLPLNIIDRIEIVKTGAVSQYGSDAIAGVVNIITKRNFQGLELGGSYGGATQNGGGQGTTRFSILGGIGDLNSDRFNVTAALSYYKSNGFLASDRDTTQNQDFSNQPGGLSNQSPSYWHRGNGIGNVPLSPCPNGGTVVPANSNAQTYGSGGTVCQNNTAYATSLSPWTERLSAKVHADFKINDAMQAFADLWESNNTTNTNNFVGRLSSSTQTYNPATGGVNLISNVVPASNPYNPFGVPTQLRYAFPATQSVRTSSNFWRAATGVKGSFTTPGIGDWDWSTAYTHSQNTVSNNFTNLLNANALTNIVQNGVFDFANPSATPNGLNGLYGSTSTQAITKLDAVDATLATPHLFTLPTGDVGLGFGAQFLHQSQYIGTGAGYVNGTYVNPSIQSVDGERNVAAVYYQVDIPLLTNLTFSQSGRYDHYSDFGGAFSPRFALRFQPVRELTMYGSYTRGFRAPTLIENTSSKTFGAQGAIDPHDPNDPGAYALREEIQAGSRNLQPERTKNYNLGFQLSPTRTTDIGFDWYKIHIDNVIGTDDIQSVVNENDPSKVIRNPNGSIAYVLLPYQNLASLDTDGFETTFRQSVATKIGTFTLSGDWTYVWHFKMPVGGVTTDFAGNNGAQNTPFGASFPRWKGNTDLNWNYQKWNATLTWVYTGPYAQAILPPGNYPGMKDGVSSYSQFNLFFSYTGIKHWTLYAGVDNIFNRAPPFDPTFMNASYQSGYDTSLYSYVGRFAQIGATYKF
- a CDS encoding NADPH-dependent FMN reductase, translating into MTSFDHQRRPLVIGIGGTTRAASSTERALGFALRGAEAAGAQTRLFGGTFLHSLPHYAPENPARTDEQLELIEAVRHADALIIATPGYHGGVSGLVKNALDTLEELRADERPYLDGRAVGCIVTAYGWQAAGSVLTSLRSIVHALRGWPTPFGAGINTLETRFDSVDTCSDPKVVDQLATVGQQAAQFALAFASHRTPVAASVPGAQNEAARNEAQPARLLHAV
- a CDS encoding GIY-YIG nuclease family protein, producing the protein MNTTTYLYILVFPQKNVIKIGKANDIQNRIDSLRRWWGEVNYPASYYLSIEEKSVFKLEKSLHFLLSRYSVEFNDGDGKSEIFAHDALEKAIDVIDLYASLTQSSTRLQKGIPEPIKPQSDRKKKEKYEKAAAKSDRFFNSISACADRFRKINKLIAFLMRYQSRIQFQYDIVDDHILFRVRQNHARNHHASLSVASLFSFGVEDFDVRIGMNCCSAVGVGDVVQYRINLIRQDADSFSHPYLVYLCSQAERMLAHLPKRSLATLDEIPIVDDAGVTSSIFDEWRDDR
- the iaaH gene encoding indoleacetamide hydrolase — translated: MTWTVDEQLALTATEAIAAIQSGRLKAADYVATLLARAASLESLNALTTLDLDGALAAARRIDALPAAALAQLPLAGLPIVVKDNINTVGLQTSAGTPALEGFIPKANAPSVQRLIDAGAIVLGKANMHELAFGITSTNLATHAGPVRNPYDPTRIPGGSSGGTAAAIAARIVPAGLGTDTGGSTRIPAALTGIAGFRPSVGNGGAERRYHDPDAVVPISHTRDTVGPMARTVADIALLDGVITGSGALPDIALSGLRVGLPAPLWEGLERQVDDIARDALRRLEAAGVVFVPVAMRELDHLNGMVGGPIAIHEALDDVRAWLVANDAPVKTVAELAARIASPDVRAIYDGVLGDVLAVQYDDALNLWRPRLRAYMAATFADERLDALLFPTTRLAAAPIDDVYGSSFVSVDGGEPIDTMDAFLRNTDPASTSGIPGLSLPAGMTPGGLPVGLELDGPLGEDRRLLAIGVAFEQLLGVLPAPTL
- a CDS encoding molybdopterin cofactor-binding domain-containing protein; translation: MQDEKRFETYAALLARARQAEVTVEADAPMPFELQHGSMHSHSALFCEVRVNAVTGEIRVSRFLGSFDCGRIINAKTAASQFRGGIIMGLGLALMEESEFDERTGRIMNPSLADYHVPVRLDVPKIDMIWNDEADPHTPMGARRVGEIGITGVGAAVANAVFNATARRIRDLPITLDKMIG
- a CDS encoding CDP-diacylglycerol diphosphatase; protein product: MPHLSLRTLSRRSVGLRAALAALTVALAATGCARLATIDSNALWKIVDLRCVPSQQATGTPGQCTTVNLDQRYAILKDIVGRSQHLLIPTDRITGIESPLVLAPHAQDYWVDAWDSRRYVEQSVKRTLPDNQLGLEINSKYRRSQNQLHIHIDCMRGDISEALAHHAKDAPGEWHWDTLDGNRYRIMRVNTLTNSGNPFRVVARDNPGEAAMATQTILVTGAGPSAEQDGWLLVNSGTEVDNGSGTAEPLLDHACRVADAH
- a CDS encoding fatty acid desaturase, which gives rise to MAFYLDDTQRKNLTRLATSWTWRTQWPTWALIVTIYSGWFGAATHARELGLPLAVALLALLSAWYMSLQHELLHGHPTRSRLVNAGLGFAPLAVWFPYGIYRDSHLQHHDDAHLTHPERDPESYFVNSLVWQRAGWAIRALLTFRNTFIGRLLVGPAFSISATGVDALAKIRRGDWRDVPVWFAHVAALAALTLWLRSCCGIPAWVFIVGVGYGALSLGSIRSFQEHRVAQAPEHRTVINEASWFWRLLFLNNNYHLVHHDLPHVPWFALRGVYETSRRQYIRRSGGFLVNGHSEWMRQHMFAAVAHPAHGDFSTNIHVVPAARPAAADAANSGSVTYDVNPAR